One window from the genome of Alnus glutinosa chromosome 13, dhAlnGlut1.1, whole genome shotgun sequence encodes:
- the LOC133853715 gene encoding ABC transporter G family member STR-like yields MAKVGRLESNRSLESLLDMDKLGAAGKNAVPLAPRKTVPGHGLEFSSLSYSVIKKQKKDGHWIKKEAYLLNDISGQAVKGEIMAIMGPSGAGKSTFLDALAGRIAQGSLQGSVQIDGKPVTTSYMKMVSSYVMQDDQLFPMLTVFETFMFAAEVRLPPSISRAEKKKRVYELLDQLGLQSATHTYIGDGETRGVSGGERRRVSIGIDIIHKPSLLFLDEPTSGLDSTSAYSVVEKVKDIAKGGSIVLMTIHQPSYRIQMLLDRITVLARGRLIYLGSPLALSAHLTGFGRPLPEGENSLEYLLDVIKEYDESTVGLDPLVKYQQDGIKPDQVAQTPIPKTPRTPYKKSPAVSRHMISLRSNNAFSSGNMTPRPDSSGRDDYDNDDDEDDEEEDEDFDNSLERKMVHTPMHSGVYNPRLASHFYKDFSAWIYHGVKGTPHHRPSWTPARTPGQTPGALTPGGPRSLVSSQYPTPQHNPTRTPAVAFSPSMDSYAPSSYEQFEVGEVLDEQQYHGPKYANPWIREVVVLSWRTALNVVRTPELFLSREIVLGVMALILSSLFEKLNHRTFKDINRLLNFYIFTVCLVFFSSNDAVPTFIQERFIFMRETSHNAYRASSYVVSSLIVYLPFFAIQGLTFAAITKFILHLKGKILYFWLILYASLITTNAYVMLVSALVPSYITGYAVVIATTALFFLTCGFFLKRTQIPIYWRWLHYISAIKYPFEALLTNEFKGNRCYNGQPQDLSPGPLGEVRFSNLHNTTISPLRKDCMLIGQDVLFSMDIGEKDSIWFNIAILLAWGVLYRLFFYLVLRFYSKNERK; encoded by the exons ATGGCGAAGGTCGGCCGGCTGGAAAGCAATAGAAGCCTTGAGAGCCTTTTGGACATGGACAAATTAGGTGCTGCAGGTAAAAACGCTGTGCCTCTGGCACCCCGGAAGACGGTTCCCGGCCACGGCCTTGAATTCAGCAGCCTCTCATACAGTGTCATaaagaagcagaagaaggatGGCCATTGGATCAAGAAAGAAGCGTATCTTCTTAATGACATCTCTGGCCAGGCCGTTAAAGGTGAAATTATGGCCATCATGGGGCCTAGTGGTGCTGGAAAATCCACTTTTCTTGATGCTCTGGCTGGCCGGATTGCACAAGGGAGTCTACAAGGCTCTGTTCAAATCGACGGGAAGCCG GTTACTACTAGCTACATGAAAATGGTATCTTCATATGTGATGCAAGACGATCAGCTCTTCCCCATGTTGACAGTGTTTGAGACATTCATGTTTGCAGCCGAGGTCAGGCTTCCTCCTTCCATTTCAAGGGctgagaagaaaaagagagtctATGAGCTCCTTGATCAACTCGGCTTGCAG AGTGCAACACATACATATATTGGTGATGGGGAGACAAGAGGGGTGTCAGGAGGGGAACGACGGAGGGTCTCCATAGGAATCGACATCATCCATAAGCCATCGTTGCTGTTCCTCGACGAACCCACCTCAGGTCTGGATTCTACAAGTGCTTACAGTGTGGTGGAAAAGGTGAAGGACATAGCTAAAGGTGGCAGCATCGTCCTCATGACCATCCACCAGCCTTCCTATCGCATTCAAATGCTCCTCGACCGCATCACTGTCCTTGCCAG GGGAAGACTGATATATTTGGGAAGCCCACTTGCCCTTTCTGCTCACCTAACAGGATTTGGAAGGCCATTACCAGAAGGAGAGAACAGCCTCGAGTATCTCCTCGATGTGATCAAAGAGTATGATGAATCAACCGTAGGGCTAGACCCGCTAGTGAAGTACCAACAAGATGGCATCAAACCTGATCAAGTGGCCCAAACCCCCATTCCAAAAACACCTCGGACACCTTACAAAAAGAGCCCTGCTGTATCTAGGCACATGATCAGCCTCCGTAGTAATAATGCATTCTCTTCTGGGAACATGACACCTCGACCGGactcatccggacgggatgattACGACAATGATGACGACGAggatgatgaggaagaggatgagGATTTTGACAACTCACTTGAAAGGAAAATG GTACACACGCCAATGCACAGTGGTGTCTATAATCCTCGCCTAGCTTCTCATTTCTACAAAGATTTCTCGGCCTGGATCTACCATGGTGTCAAGGGAACCCCTCATCATCGACCGTCATGGACTCCGGCGAGAACACCCGGACAGACCCCTGGTGCACTCACTCCGGGAGGACCAAGAAGCCTAGTTTCAAGCCAATATCCAACACCTCAACACAATCCTACTAGAACTCCTGCAGTAGCCTTTAGCCCGTCCATGGACTCTTATGCACCAAGTTCTTATGAACAATTTGAGGTGGGAGAAGTGCTTGACGAGCAGCAGTATCACGGCCCCAAATATGCAAACCCATGGATCCGTGAGGTTGTGGTTCTCTCATGGCGGACGGCACTCAACGTGGTTCGAACTCCAGAACTCTTCCTTTCACGGGAGATTGTGTTGGGAGTAATGGCACTCATTCTATCATCCCTTTTCGAAAAGCTCAACCACCGTACCTTCAAAGACATCAACCGCCTTCTCAACTTCTACATCTTTACAGTCTGccttgttttcttttcctccaaCGATGCCGTGCCGACGTTTATCCAGGAAAGATTCATCTTCATGAGAGAGACATCCCACAACGCTTATCGCGCTTCTTCTTACGTCGTCTCCTCGCTCATCGTGTACCTCCCATTCTTTGCAATACAAGGTCTTACATTTGCAGCCATCACCAAATTCATCCTTCATCTCAAAGGCAAAATCCTCTACTTCTGGCTAATCCTCTATGCCTCACTCATTACAACCAATGCTTATGTGATGCTTGTCAGTGCACTTGTTCCAAGCTACATTACAGGATATGCCGTTGTGATTGCCACCACAGCTCTCTTCTTCCTGACTTGTGGcttcttcctgaagagaacTCAAATACCAATATACTGGAGGTGGCTGCATTACATTTCAGCAATCAAATACCCTTTTGAGGCATTGTTGACAAATGAATTCAAAGGAAACAGATGCTACAATGGGCAACCACAGGATCTTTCACCAGGTCCTCTAGGAGAGGTGAGGTTCAGCAATCTCCACAACACAACTATTTCACCACTGCGAAAAGATTGCATGCTGATAGGACAAGACGTGTTGTTCTCGATGGATATAGGGGAGAAGGATAGTATTTGGTTTAACATAGCAATCTTGCTGGCTTGGGGAGTTCTTTATCGTCTCTTCTTCTACTTGGTTCTCAGATTTTACTCCAAGAATGAGAGAAAATGA